The genomic segment GGCGTGACCCTTCAGATATCGAGTAATCGCGGATGCATCCTCGTCCACCGAGAGCGCCACGATTCGCAGCCGGTCGCTGTACTCGCCGGCGAGCTTGTGCAGCATGTCGCGCTGTGCCCGGCACGGCGGGCACCACGTCGCCCAGAAATCGAGGATTACGGGTTTGCCGACCAGCTCGGACAGGGTGAAAGAGCTGCCATCCAGCCGTGCCGCGGCCATGCGGCTCCAGGCGGTCGCATCCGTGGCGGCGTGAGCGTGCGTGTTCGCTGCTTTCGGGACGTCCCCGTCGGCGGAGGTTCCGCCGGAGTGTAGGTAGAGGAACGCTCCGAGGAGGGGCACGGCGAGTAGCAGGAGCGCGCCGGCCGGACTACGAGACTTCTTCATGCCCGATCAGTCTGTTTCACAGCCGCAACTCATCGAATCACTTCTTGTCGTCGTCCGGCCTCGATCACTGCACCTGCATGGCCGCGAGCAGTTCGTGCGTTGGATGTCGCGACACCGCCACGACGACGTAATCGCCGACTTCGCGCTTCGCGACCGCAACTCTGCTCTCACCACGCAGCGAGGCGAGCCGCGTTGCATCCAGCCCGACAAACTCGTGCAGGCGGCCCGGCTGGTCGCGCTTCGCGGCCCGCACGATCACCGGCTCGCCGCAGCAGTTCAGCCGGAGCTCCACGATTTCGGCGCCATCGGCGTCGCGGACCGTGTCGAGCCGCACGAACTGCACAACGTGCCGAAGCGCCGCCTCCCCGGTGAACGTCGCAACCAGATCGGAGAACGGCTTGAGCGGCATCATCATCCCGGTGGCGACGGTTTGCGCGTCCGCGGACACGAACGGCCGGCCGTTGCTCGTTTCCGCCAGGAACTCTCGCACAACCCAGTGCGTCTGCGGCGCTGCGGCTTTCCACAGCCAGCCGCTCCAAACGATCAGCGCGATGGCGGCCGCCGCAGCCAGCGGTGCGTACAGCCGCCAGCGGACCCATCGCGGCGTCCGCAAAGGTCGAACGACCTCGCGCCAGACTTCGTCGGGGACGCTTTCAACGCTCAGCTTGGCAACGACGGCCAGGTCCACACCGCGCTCCACCTCGAATCTGCGCCGGCAATCGTCGCAGACCCGCAGATGCTCGCTGATCGCGAACGTCGTAGTCGGGTCCAGCTCGGAGTCCAGATACGGGCTGAGGCGGCGGCGCGCTTCGCGGCAGTTCACGAGGAGCCCTCCGAAACATACCGTCGCTCGACCGCGAGAGTCGCCAAGCGCTCCCGGAGTTTCATGCGCGCGCGATGGATGTGCGACATCACCGTTCCGAGCGGAAGCCCGAGCATCGCGCTGACTTCCTTGTACGAAAATCCCTGAATAAGGCAGAGCAGAAAGCACTGCCGTTCGTTTTCGCCCAGTGCGTCGAGCGCATGCACAAGCCGCTCGTCGAG from the Planctomycetia bacterium genome contains:
- a CDS encoding zf-HC2 domain-containing protein, with translation MNCREARRRLSPYLDSELDPTTTFAISEHLRVCDDCRRRFEVERGVDLAVVAKLSVESVPDEVWREVVRPLRTPRWVRWRLYAPLAAAAAIALIVWSGWLWKAAAPQTHWVVREFLAETSNGRPFVSADAQTVATGMMMPLKPFSDLVATFTGEAALRHVVQFVRLDTVRDADGAEIVELRLNCCGEPVIVRAAKRDQPGRLHEFVGLDATRLASLRGESRVAVAKREVGDYVVVAVSRHPTHELLAAMQVQ
- a CDS encoding TlpA family protein disulfide reductase, translating into MKKSRSPAGALLLLAVPLLGAFLYLHSGGTSADGDVPKAANTHAHAATDATAWSRMAAARLDGSSFTLSELVGKPVILDFWATWCPPCRAQRDMLHKLAGEYSDRLRIVALSVDEDASAITRYLKGHAAVSDELRASHELLHLFDVEVLPTLAIIDAQGRVQRVLAGLMDADELRRIVAPMLQ